The following proteins are encoded in a genomic region of Nitrospira sp.:
- a CDS encoding MazG nucleotide pyrophosphohydrolase domain-containing protein, whose translation MTDEQAMVEAFHSKFEILVQTAPTDLNEETKHLRVRLIQEEFDELKEAMAAGNLAAVAKEMADLLYVTYGTAVSYGIDMEPVFQEVHRSNLSKVGGYKRADGKWVKPPTYSPADIESIIEVQREQLFAERLPVDDAAVGMPRSS comes from the coding sequence ATGACAGACGAACAAGCCATGGTCGAAGCATTTCATAGCAAGTTCGAGATTTTGGTACAGACTGCGCCGACGGATTTGAATGAGGAAACGAAACACCTTCGTGTCCGCCTGATTCAGGAAGAGTTCGATGAGTTGAAGGAAGCGATGGCCGCAGGAAATCTCGCCGCGGTGGCTAAAGAAATGGCGGACCTCCTGTATGTGACCTATGGAACTGCGGTGTCCTACGGGATCGATATGGAACCGGTGTTCCAGGAAGTGCATCGGTCGAATCTGAGCAAAGTTGGTGGCTACAAGCGGGCCGATGGGAAATGGGTGAAGCCGCCGACGTACTCGCCGGCTGATATCGAATCGATTATAGAGGTACAGCGGGAGCAACTGTTTGCGGAGCGGCTACCTGTGGATGATGCCGCCGTCGGTATGCCTCGGAGTTCATGA
- a CDS encoding glycerate kinase → MRLRLPASSARSLLRKLITAGLDASDPYQALLTSVSLNRHSLLVGRRAYDLSHIGRIIAVGAGKASARMAQALETALGTRLEDGLVIVKTGHTLATKRITVVEAGHPIPDRAGLLATRRLLRLTQHLTPRDLLIVLLSGGASSLLPAPVPGVTLTDKQRTTRLLLRSGATINEINVVRKHLSLVKGGGLALSTRAKVVTLLLSDVIGDDLGSIGSGPTAGDPSTFADAVDVLQRYGCWHAVPAAVRNYLCQGRKGAAPETLKPGSRRLRSVQHHIIGNNRMMLEAVARTAQRAGLHTKVVSHPIMGEARAAAKQLMDLTKKITEGQSNLKRPYCVVAGGETTVTVTGHGKGGRAQEFAASAAFEIAGLPNTWVVALGTDGTDGPTDAAGAIVSGSTVARTKKLGIDLWSSLNRHNTYPALKALGCHIHTGPTGTNVNDLYLVLLL, encoded by the coding sequence ATGCGGCTTCGCCTCCCCGCTTCTTCTGCGCGGTCGCTCCTTCGAAAGCTGATAACCGCAGGTCTGGATGCTTCTGACCCGTATCAGGCCTTACTTACCAGCGTCTCACTCAATAGACATTCCTTGCTTGTGGGACGTCGCGCCTATGATCTCTCCCATATCGGCCGTATTATCGCGGTCGGCGCCGGCAAGGCGTCGGCAAGGATGGCACAGGCTTTAGAGACAGCCTTAGGGACAAGGTTGGAAGATGGACTCGTCATCGTCAAGACAGGCCACACACTCGCCACCAAGCGGATCACCGTGGTCGAAGCCGGTCATCCGATTCCAGATCGTGCGGGCCTTCTCGCAACTCGACGGCTTCTACGTCTGACACAACATCTGACACCTCGAGATCTGCTGATCGTTCTCTTGTCCGGAGGTGCGTCGAGCCTGCTCCCGGCTCCAGTCCCCGGTGTAACGCTAACCGACAAGCAACGCACGACGCGCCTGCTGCTCCGCAGCGGGGCAACAATCAATGAGATCAATGTCGTGAGGAAACATTTGTCACTGGTCAAAGGTGGCGGGTTGGCCCTGTCCACTAGGGCGAAGGTTGTTACGCTCTTACTTTCAGACGTCATCGGCGATGATCTCGGTTCCATAGGCTCGGGGCCGACAGCAGGCGATCCTTCGACATTTGCAGACGCAGTGGACGTGCTGCAACGGTATGGATGCTGGCATGCCGTGCCTGCTGCCGTACGCAACTACTTGTGCCAAGGCCGAAAAGGAGCTGCGCCGGAGACCTTGAAGCCCGGTTCACGACGGCTGCGCTCCGTGCAGCATCACATCATCGGCAACAACCGGATGATGCTGGAAGCGGTCGCGCGGACCGCACAACGGGCAGGCCTTCACACCAAAGTCGTCTCGCACCCTATCATGGGAGAAGCGCGCGCAGCAGCGAAGCAGTTGATGGACCTCACCAAGAAGATTACGGAGGGACAGAGTAACTTGAAGCGCCCCTATTGCGTGGTGGCCGGAGGTGAGACCACGGTGACGGTCACGGGCCATGGAAAGGGTGGGCGTGCTCAGGAATTCGCCGCTTCAGCGGCATTCGAGATCGCCGGCCTTCCCAACACATGGGTCGTGGCACTGGGCACCGACGGAACCGACGGACCCACCGACGCAGCCGGAGCAATTGTCAGTGGAAGCACCGTCGCGCGAACGAAGAAACTCGGCATTGATCTCTGGTCATCCTTAAATAGGCATAATACCTACCCTGCCTTGAAAGCTCTTGGGTGTCACATCCATACCGGTCCTACAGGGACGAATGTCAACGACCTTTACCTCGTCCTCCTGCTCTAG
- the panC gene encoding pantoate--beta-alanine ligase yields MKIVRSPLAMAAWSEGLAREGVKIGLVPTMGALHEGHRALIRAARLRCDALVVSIFVNPTQFGPQEDLAKYPRPISQDRALCRKEGVDICFEPTVEAMYPKGFQTMVTLPTIAHRWEGEVRPHHFSGVATVVTKLFGIVRPKIAIFGQKDFQQSALVRQLVKDLNLGVEIVVHPTVREADGLAMSSRNIYLSPDDRIRAVTLYKGLQAGAEAIRSGITDAEAVHSAMVQIVKKEPALTIDYLAVCDPYTLEPLSAVRSRVVLLGAVRIGSVRLIDNLLTTPPRRSS; encoded by the coding sequence ATGAAGATCGTTCGCTCCCCCCTAGCCATGGCAGCTTGGAGCGAGGGACTTGCTCGCGAAGGCGTGAAGATTGGGTTGGTTCCGACAATGGGGGCGCTCCATGAGGGCCATCGGGCGCTGATACGGGCGGCGCGGTTGCGATGCGACGCGCTCGTCGTCAGTATCTTTGTGAACCCCACGCAGTTCGGGCCTCAGGAAGATCTGGCCAAGTACCCACGCCCTATCTCTCAGGATCGAGCGCTATGCCGAAAAGAAGGCGTAGATATCTGTTTTGAGCCGACCGTAGAGGCGATGTATCCGAAAGGATTTCAAACCATGGTGACACTTCCGACGATTGCACACCGGTGGGAAGGAGAGGTGCGTCCTCATCATTTTTCCGGCGTTGCGACCGTCGTGACCAAGCTTTTCGGAATCGTCCGTCCTAAAATTGCGATCTTTGGGCAGAAAGATTTTCAACAATCGGCACTCGTCCGACAGCTGGTGAAGGATCTGAATCTCGGTGTGGAGATTGTTGTCCATCCTACCGTGCGTGAAGCGGACGGACTGGCGATGAGTTCACGCAATATCTACCTGTCACCTGATGACCGAATTCGTGCCGTCACGTTGTACAAGGGCCTGCAAGCAGGAGCCGAGGCGATCCGAAGCGGTATCACCGACGCCGAAGCAGTCCATTCAGCGATGGTTCAGATCGTCAAGAAAGAACCGGCTCTCACGATCGACTATCTGGCAGTCTGCGATCCGTATACCTTGGAACCGCTTTCCGCTGTGCGGTCGCGAGTTGTGCTGCTTGGCGCGGTGCGGATAGGATCTGTTCGGCTCATCGATAATCTTCTGACTACCCCGCCACGGCGGTCCTCCTAA
- a CDS encoding uracil-DNA glycosylase encodes MSALTVLNKAITECTACPRLVVYRQAIARQKRKQYRDWTYWGRPVPGFGDHQARLYVLGLAPAAHGGNRTGRIFTGDRSGDWLYDALYRYGFANQAASQHTDDGLSLTDCYIGATVRCAPPGNKPAPEEFLRCGRFLQEEVCLLKNHRVVIALGKIAFDHYLKICRTQGRAMPAPVPKFGHGVVYRLSWGVTLLGSYHPSQQNTFTGKLTRSMFHAVFRRARKEIESSRNRVGRL; translated from the coding sequence ATGAGTGCCCTGACAGTTCTGAACAAGGCTATCACCGAATGCACGGCCTGTCCCCGGTTGGTCGTCTATCGACAGGCGATTGCACGGCAGAAACGGAAACAATATCGTGATTGGACCTACTGGGGGCGGCCGGTTCCCGGCTTCGGAGATCACCAGGCTCGGCTCTATGTTCTTGGGCTCGCTCCTGCGGCACACGGTGGGAACCGGACGGGCCGCATTTTCACCGGTGATCGGAGCGGGGATTGGCTGTATGACGCGCTGTATCGGTATGGTTTCGCCAACCAGGCTGCTTCGCAACACACAGACGACGGTTTATCGTTGACGGATTGTTACATTGGGGCAACTGTGCGGTGTGCACCGCCGGGGAATAAACCAGCACCGGAGGAGTTTCTACGCTGCGGTCGATTCTTGCAGGAGGAGGTGTGTCTCCTAAAGAATCACCGCGTGGTGATTGCTCTGGGAAAGATCGCCTTCGATCATTACCTCAAGATCTGTCGGACCCAGGGGCGTGCTATGCCGGCGCCGGTCCCCAAATTTGGACATGGTGTCGTCTATCGCTTATCCTGGGGCGTGACACTGCTGGGTTCCTATCACCCCAGCCAACAAAACACGTTTACCGGGAAATTGACTCGCTCGATGTTTCACGCGGTGTTTCGGAGGGCTAGAAAAGAAATTGAGTCATCGCGTAATCGAGTGGGTCGATTGTGA
- a CDS encoding DNA recombination protein RmuC, producing the protein MPDTIILVMSFGGGLILGGLLVGLWITSRLRTQAQRAEATVDELRKQLERERDALVSLRQELSVVQQARITAVTRMEDTARQLTEQKNLLDHTREEFIGSFQALSGEALKQNNEAFLKLASVSFETLHVKADRDLVQRQQAIDALVRPLQESLQRYAEQVGLLEQSRQSAYGGLDQHLRSLAESQHRLQQETGNLVKALRAPTVRGQWGELTLKRVAELAGMVDHCDFVEQPSVTGDDGRFRPDMVVQLPGERQIIVDAKTALSAYLDAHEAQNETQQAEALRRHAAQVKCRMDELSLKAYWTQFDRAPEFVVLFLPGEQFLGAALDQNPRLIEEGFANGIVLATPATLIALLRAVAYGWRQERMTAHAEEAGRLGKELYERMAVLAEHMNEVGQALGKSVSAYNRAVGSLETRILPAARRFKELGVSSDRNIPVLGPTEVVPRKTLPFEIE; encoded by the coding sequence ATGCCTGACACAATTATTCTTGTTATGAGCTTCGGGGGAGGACTAATCCTGGGCGGCCTGCTGGTCGGACTCTGGATCACAAGTCGCTTGCGGACTCAGGCTCAACGAGCCGAGGCAACGGTGGACGAACTGCGGAAGCAACTCGAACGAGAACGAGATGCCCTCGTGTCTCTTCGTCAAGAATTGTCTGTGGTTCAACAAGCCCGCATCACTGCGGTAACCCGCATGGAAGACACTGCACGGCAACTCACGGAGCAGAAAAACCTACTCGACCATACACGTGAAGAATTTATCGGATCGTTCCAAGCCCTCTCGGGCGAGGCATTGAAGCAAAATAACGAAGCGTTCTTGAAGCTCGCCTCCGTGTCGTTCGAAACCCTGCATGTCAAAGCGGACCGTGACTTGGTGCAGCGGCAGCAGGCGATCGATGCCTTGGTACGCCCGCTCCAGGAATCGCTGCAACGCTATGCTGAGCAAGTAGGTTTGCTCGAACAATCTCGCCAGTCGGCCTATGGTGGATTGGATCAGCATCTACGATCGTTAGCGGAATCGCAACACCGACTGCAGCAGGAGACGGGGAATCTGGTCAAAGCCTTGCGGGCTCCGACCGTACGGGGCCAATGGGGCGAATTGACGTTGAAGCGAGTGGCTGAACTCGCGGGTATGGTGGACCATTGCGATTTCGTCGAACAGCCCTCTGTGACCGGCGACGATGGACGTTTCCGCCCAGATATGGTCGTCCAGTTGCCCGGAGAGCGCCAAATTATCGTGGACGCGAAGACCGCGCTCTCGGCCTACCTCGATGCCCATGAAGCCCAAAACGAGACCCAACAAGCGGAAGCGTTGCGTCGCCATGCTGCTCAGGTCAAATGTCGCATGGACGAACTGTCTCTGAAAGCGTACTGGACTCAGTTCGACCGTGCGCCGGAGTTTGTCGTGTTGTTTCTCCCAGGGGAGCAATTCCTCGGAGCAGCGCTGGATCAGAATCCCCGTCTGATTGAAGAGGGGTTTGCAAACGGGATCGTGTTGGCGACCCCGGCGACGCTCATTGCGTTGCTCCGAGCGGTCGCTTACGGCTGGCGCCAAGAACGCATGACCGCCCATGCGGAGGAAGCAGGTCGGTTGGGCAAAGAACTGTACGAACGCATGGCTGTGCTGGCGGAACATATGAACGAGGTGGGACAGGCCCTCGGCAAAAGCGTGTCTGCTTACAACCGCGCCGTCGGTTCTCTTGAGACACGCATTCTCCCAGCAGCACGGCGCTTCAAAGAATTGGGGGTATCATCCGATCGCAACATCCCGGTGTTGGGGCCGACGGAAGTTGTTCCACGCAAGACCTTGCCGTTTGAGATCGAATGA
- a CDS encoding PilZ domain-containing protein: MRDPYCPSCGTLFVRVVYGEGTMERLLNRFRIFSFRCQLCTTRFRAYRNQLPGRTSAADRRQYKRLPVSFRANVLAESAVRNDHRVTDISMGGCTLETTKTLPQGTCIGLVIKPASDEEPIKIGTAMVCSSRPESMGIRFLEMVADDKNRLSQVILSLLVGQSLHSNLLS; the protein is encoded by the coding sequence ATGAGAGACCCATACTGCCCAAGTTGCGGAACACTCTTCGTCCGAGTCGTCTATGGCGAGGGAACCATGGAGCGACTCTTGAATCGCTTCAGGATATTTTCATTCCGGTGCCAACTCTGCACCACACGCTTCCGTGCCTATCGGAATCAGCTCCCAGGCCGGACTTCAGCCGCGGATCGCCGGCAATACAAACGGTTGCCGGTGTCGTTCCGGGCCAACGTTCTCGCAGAGAGTGCCGTACGAAATGACCACCGTGTGACGGATATCTCCATGGGGGGTTGCACGCTCGAGACGACGAAGACCTTGCCTCAAGGGACCTGTATCGGACTAGTCATCAAACCGGCTTCAGACGAAGAACCGATTAAGATTGGGACAGCCATGGTCTGTTCTTCACGGCCGGAATCGATGGGCATCCGGTTCCTCGAAATGGTGGCGGATGACAAGAACCGCCTCAGTCAGGTGATCCTCAGCTTGCTGGTAGGACAAAGCCTCCACTCGAATCTCCTCTCTTGA
- a CDS encoding PEP/pyruvate-binding domain-containing protein, whose translation MAGPYILPLAQCIDVDLTGGKAIGLAQLITAGFSVPQGFCITTEAYIQCLQESGFIEHDEWRKVCALSGSERASALADCRTRIRQVETSQLAVQWRRTLQTLSGPLSEHWAVRSSATNEDTAQASYAGFYRTHLGVVLSDIDAAVKDLWASLWEERVVSYTARRNYQTAPRMAVVIQPMIDAQSAGVAYSIHPVTGRSNQVTINAVPGLAASLVDGTVKPDQYVVEVTHEKQPILVRKRILAHHSQRLVVSKDGLQVERFGDAAHIQPSLTDTQLFSLAQTTKQVEQAFGHPIDLEWAFDAGQLWLVQARPITAVRSSSNLTNDDCEWSRTNFKETMPELPSLLSLSFLERFMDRHIISHYRRLGCHIPDGLTSVRVLRGRPYLNATLFHILVAQLGGNPSLNAEQMGGEPLRTIPKVQPINGTALARAGWMMWMEMRRVERSGPRLFREMKDLATTYRREHILHLSVEELVREIDKFGPWLEGRDVTFGIVGGVGQCLQIFSQLLPRWLGPDWRSLLNAALQGQGTVISARQILRLAELTDIARDEPATGAFLTSEPWEPAPFRAALADTKFLRAFDRYLEDYGHRTVGESDLMSPRLADSPESILAIVRIQLISGSPSQKSILLRQGNARTAALTQIKRRIGLRYHRWIIFMWYYRRLCRFFSLREANRHHLMYYSAALRSLLMRLGELLVEQGRLHQVDDIFFLPTDDRADLLAGSTRDWKAVIKDRRAERERDAAVEVPDTIHDWETASEQTMTSNQAEGSGTLSGMPISVGTVTGPVRVIRSVADWGKVIFGEILVVPTIDPGLAPLFGLAGGLIAEMGGTLSHGAIIAREYGLPTIANVEGATARLADGQRITIDAGSGTICIEPSPQQEDR comes from the coding sequence ATGGCTGGTCCCTATATCCTTCCGCTGGCTCAGTGTATCGATGTTGATCTCACGGGAGGAAAGGCCATCGGGCTCGCTCAGCTCATCACGGCCGGCTTCTCTGTGCCCCAAGGGTTCTGCATCACGACCGAGGCGTACATACAGTGTCTGCAAGAGTCAGGATTTATTGAACATGACGAGTGGCGGAAGGTCTGCGCCTTATCTGGAAGCGAACGAGCCTCTGCATTGGCCGACTGCCGGACTCGCATCAGACAGGTAGAGACTTCCCAACTTGCCGTTCAATGGCGGAGGACACTCCAAACTCTCAGTGGACCACTGAGCGAACACTGGGCCGTCCGATCATCAGCCACCAATGAGGATACGGCTCAAGCCAGTTACGCAGGGTTCTATCGCACTCACCTGGGCGTGGTTCTGTCGGACATTGATGCTGCAGTGAAGGACCTCTGGGCTTCACTGTGGGAAGAACGGGTGGTGAGCTACACAGCTCGTCGGAACTACCAGACCGCTCCAAGGATGGCTGTGGTGATCCAACCGATGATCGACGCTCAATCGGCGGGAGTGGCCTATTCAATACATCCTGTGACCGGACGGTCGAATCAGGTGACGATCAATGCCGTACCTGGCCTCGCAGCATCGCTGGTCGATGGCACGGTCAAGCCGGACCAGTATGTCGTGGAGGTCACTCATGAAAAGCAGCCGATTTTGGTCCGTAAGCGCATCCTTGCGCATCACTCCCAACGACTGGTCGTTTCCAAGGATGGGCTGCAGGTCGAACGGTTCGGCGACGCGGCTCACATCCAACCATCGCTCACCGATACACAGCTCTTTTCCCTCGCACAGACGACCAAACAGGTGGAACAGGCCTTCGGTCACCCCATCGATCTCGAATGGGCCTTCGATGCCGGACAACTGTGGCTCGTACAGGCCAGGCCGATTACGGCGGTCCGCTCTTCCTCCAATCTCACGAACGACGACTGCGAATGGTCGCGAACGAATTTCAAAGAAACGATGCCTGAACTGCCGAGCCTGTTGAGTCTCTCGTTTCTTGAGCGGTTCATGGACCGCCACATCATCTCTCATTATCGAAGATTGGGATGCCATATTCCCGATGGACTTACATCGGTCCGGGTACTGAGAGGACGTCCTTATCTGAACGCGACCCTGTTCCATATCTTGGTGGCCCAACTAGGCGGAAACCCATCGTTGAACGCCGAACAGATGGGCGGCGAACCTTTGCGAACCATCCCGAAGGTACAGCCGATCAACGGAACGGCGCTCGCTCGGGCCGGCTGGATGATGTGGATGGAGATGCGGCGGGTTGAGCGTTCCGGTCCACGATTGTTCCGGGAAATGAAGGATCTGGCTACGACTTATCGCCGTGAGCACATTCTGCACCTGTCGGTGGAAGAACTCGTGCGCGAGATCGACAAGTTCGGCCCCTGGTTAGAGGGCCGCGACGTCACGTTCGGCATTGTCGGCGGCGTCGGCCAATGCCTGCAGATTTTCAGCCAACTCCTGCCTCGGTGGCTCGGACCAGACTGGAGGAGTTTGCTGAACGCCGCCCTCCAAGGACAAGGGACCGTCATCAGTGCACGACAGATTCTCCGCCTCGCTGAGCTGACGGACATCGCCCGAGACGAACCGGCGACCGGCGCATTTCTCACATCGGAACCGTGGGAACCTGCACCGTTTCGCGCGGCTCTCGCCGACACGAAATTCCTACGGGCCTTCGACAGGTACTTGGAAGACTATGGGCACCGTACAGTCGGTGAATCGGACCTCATGTCCCCGCGTCTTGCCGATAGCCCTGAATCAATTCTGGCTATCGTGCGTATTCAACTCATCTCCGGCTCTCCTTCACAGAAGAGCATCCTCTTGCGTCAGGGCAACGCCAGAACCGCTGCGCTTACTCAAATCAAACGACGCATCGGCCTGCGCTACCATAGGTGGATCATCTTTATGTGGTACTACCGAAGGCTCTGTCGCTTCTTCTCGCTGCGTGAAGCCAATCGACACCACTTGATGTATTACTCGGCGGCCCTCCGCAGCCTCTTGATGCGCCTCGGTGAACTTCTGGTCGAGCAGGGTCGGCTTCACCAGGTTGACGACATCTTTTTTCTGCCGACCGACGACCGAGCTGACCTGCTGGCCGGAAGTACGCGAGACTGGAAGGCCGTGATCAAAGACCGGAGAGCCGAGCGAGAGCGCGACGCAGCAGTCGAGGTACCTGACACGATCCACGACTGGGAAACTGCGAGCGAGCAGACGATGACCTCTAACCAAGCTGAAGGAAGCGGTACCTTGTCGGGCATGCCGATCAGCGTCGGAACCGTGACAGGTCCGGTTCGAGTCATTCGCTCAGTGGCGGATTGGGGCAAGGTGATATTTGGAGAAATTCTGGTGGTCCCTACCATCGACCCTGGATTGGCTCCTCTTTTCGGTCTTGCCGGAGGCTTGATCGCGGAAATGGGCGGCACATTGTCTCATGGAGCCATTATCGCTCGCGAATACGGACTGCCGACCATCGCCAACGTTGAAGGAGCCACGGCACGGCTTGCTGACGGGCAGCGCATCACGATTGACGCCGGGTCAGGGACCATTTGTATCGAGCCGTCTCCACAACAGGAAGACAGATAG
- a CDS encoding lytic transglycosylase domain-containing protein, translated as MIIRSVQSLFSMVGIGLFILSLCSSALATSETTDNDGQKSEAEKDLLIPDLLDSQPEPEDRLVILPEIKREGERFFLSSFKLPDKITFAGVPVPLDNWQVRERVEYEFYQFLEDQGESIVLAKRTGRCFPPAEKQLADAGLPDDLKYMLLVESKCISAAYSRAKASGPWQFIPSTGRRYRLKSDAVRDERRNLEMSTEAAVKYLKYLKDFQDNDWFLAMASYNAGEERIRKLLKEQKIADYWKMHGPRETLRYVPRIIAAKEIYSQPEKYLGLTKKDLYMPLETETVTVNVKESHRAMTSIAEEFGTYLLELKMLNPEFKKDVLPHGTYQIRVPRQTCPSRCFKQEKMP; from the coding sequence ATGATCATCCGTTCTGTGCAGTCTTTGTTTTCTATGGTCGGAATCGGTCTTTTTATCCTGTCACTGTGCTCCTCAGCCCTGGCCACGTCGGAAACAACGGACAATGACGGCCAAAAATCAGAGGCGGAGAAAGACTTACTCATACCGGACCTCCTGGATTCGCAGCCCGAACCGGAAGACCGTCTGGTCATTTTGCCGGAAATCAAACGCGAGGGAGAGCGGTTCTTTCTGAGTTCATTCAAGTTGCCTGACAAGATTACCTTTGCGGGAGTGCCGGTTCCTCTGGATAATTGGCAAGTGAGAGAACGAGTCGAATACGAGTTCTATCAATTTTTAGAAGATCAAGGCGAAAGCATCGTCCTCGCCAAACGGACCGGCCGTTGTTTCCCGCCCGCCGAAAAGCAGCTGGCCGATGCCGGTTTACCGGATGATCTCAAGTATATGTTGCTGGTCGAGAGCAAGTGCATTTCAGCCGCCTACTCGAGAGCCAAGGCGTCCGGTCCATGGCAATTCATCCCCTCCACCGGGCGCCGGTATCGACTGAAGAGCGACGCCGTCCGAGATGAACGTCGAAATCTCGAAATGTCCACCGAAGCGGCAGTGAAGTACCTCAAGTACCTCAAAGATTTTCAGGACAACGATTGGTTCTTGGCCATGGCCTCCTACAACGCCGGTGAGGAACGAATCCGCAAGCTGCTCAAGGAGCAAAAAATAGCCGACTATTGGAAGATGCATGGCCCACGCGAGACCCTGCGGTATGTCCCTCGTATCATCGCCGCGAAGGAAATCTACTCCCAGCCGGAGAAGTATCTCGGGCTGACCAAAAAGGATCTCTACATGCCGCTGGAGACTGAAACCGTCACGGTGAATGTTAAGGAGTCCCATCGCGCGATGACCTCGATCGCCGAAGAATTCGGCACGTACCTTCTCGAGCTCAAGATGCTGAATCCTGAGTTTAAGAAAGATGTGCTCCCTCATGGCACCTATCAAATCCGTGTGCCCAGGCAGACCTGTCCTAGCCGCTGTTTCAAGCAAGAAAAGATGCCATAG